TAAAAAATCTACTTCTTCCTTAGACCTATTAAAATTCTCCTGTGAAAAAGAATATAGCGTAATTACTTTTACCCCTAAATTAACACACCAATCTACAAACTCCAAACTTTTTTTAGCACCGATTTTATGGCCAATCATGGATTTACTTCCAATTGTCTTAGTCATTCTCCGATTTCCATCCATGATTACTCCGATATGTTTTGGGATATTTTTTTTATCTAACTTTCTTTCAAGCATTTTTTCATAATATTTGTAAATTCCCAATTTAGTCATAAAATCGTAAATTTCTACCAACAAATTAATCACCATTTAAGAATTTTATGGCATTATAATATCTTTTCCAATCCCCGCTTCTACTGGTATCTATAAATTTTATATCTTTATCATTTAAAATCACTGCACCATATCCTTCCATCTTACATACTAAACCCAAACATCTAAATATTAAATTCCCAGAAATTCCGTCGGGTGCTATTATTATGTTGTATCCGTTTTTTAGGTATTCTTCTATTAATATGCCATTATGGTGTATTATAATACCGTCCTCTGTTTCCAATATGTTATCATTTTCACTGTCTTCATTATTGTATATTTTTTTAAAATATTTAATTATATTTTCACATTCATTTAATGAATTATCAATTTTCTCACTTCTCCCATAATCCGACAACCTTCCCGCAGATAAAAGCCCGACTTTTGGAACAATATTTTTTGATTTTAAAAAATTTATTGAATAATTTATTATATTTATTTTATCTTGAATATTATTAACTTCATCAATTCCCACGGGACATAATAAAAAAATATCATCTGTAAATGGATTTTTTAATATTGATGCTCTGTAAAATTCTCCAATTTCTTTTTTTAACAATGGCATAATTTCAGAAGAAGATAATGAACCCCTTATGGCACCATCTACTTCATTATTTATGGTTTTGTCAAGGAGCTCCCGGGAATCATCCACTAACTGAACATCAATTCCTTCCCACACTAATGCTTGATATGCCTTTAAAATTTCTTTTTTGTTTTCACCGATGCCCATTAGATACATAATTTATCACCAATATTAATATTAAAATTTTGGGAGCTCCTTATCTCAATCATAGAATTAGAATAAACCTTTGAGTTATATGTTTTCCATGGTTTTAAATTTTTGGCAATATCCACAACTTCATTGTTGTATAAAAAAATTACATCTATGGGATATTTCATAAAAAATGTATGGATATGGAGCTTTCGTTTGCCATAGTAAAATATAAGCCCCTCATTGTGATTTATATCTTTAAACATTAATCCAAATGCTCGTTTTATAAAATTATCTGCCACATTTAAATTATATGTTTTATTATTTAATTGAATTTCTGGCATATTCTCCCCCCGATATGGTGTGTGTTTAAAAAGTCAAATTTCATGGATTTATTAAGTCATAGTAATATTCGGTCTTTTTCAGGCCATATATGATAAACTCAAATTTTATGTTATTGAATTAAATTAATAATAATTTAGAGGTAGTTTGATGTAGTTTATATTTATTTTATCTTACCATACGGGGCAGGAACATATTGAACCGATGGTTTTTGACCGGTTGGTTGTTTGTATAAATCAAATAAATCATACATTGTTTTTGGAACATTTGTATTTACTTTTATGCCCATATCCTTTAACTTATTGATTGTAAGAGGATAATCATGCGTCCATACTCCCGTAGATATCAATTCAGTAATATATTTTGCTTTTTCTTCACTCATTTTATCTTTTAATAACCAATATACAAACTCCCCCACTTGATTTATTGCTTTTTTTGCTATGTCTCCTAAAATTAATGTTTCGTCTTCCAATTCATCTACATACTTTGTATCTATAACATTTAATATAGATGCAGCAGGATATTGTCCAATTTGAGGGTCAACCGGCCCCATAACTGCATTTTTATCCATTATTATTTCATCTACGGCAAGAGATATTAAACTACCTCCGCTCATGGCATAATGGGGTATTATTACGGTAGTTTTTGCCTTATGTTCTTTTAAAGCCATGGCTATTTGCTCACTCGCAAGCACAAGCCCTCCGGGAGTATGAAGTATTAAATCTATGGGGACATCATCAGAAGTCATCCTAATTGCTCGCAGAACTTCTTCACTATCTTCCATATTTATAAACCGATACAATGGAATACCAAATAAAGCCAATGTTTCCTGCCTATGTATCATTGCGATTACTCTTGTTTTTCTCTCTTTTTCAAGTTTCTTTATGCAATTATATCTTTGTATTAATTTTAATTTAAACATTAACTGAGGATAAAAGAATAAGAATATGAAAAATATCCAAAAAATATTATCTATAGCCAACATAATTCACCCAAATTTAAATTAATATATTATATGTTCAAGAACTATGGTAAATATTCTTTATGTGTTCCAAAATATTAAGTCATATTTCGATATTTTCATAAATTACAATAATATATTTATATAAATAGTCCGAAGATTTACCCCGCACGAAACAATGAAATTTCAAAATTTCCTTTGGAAATTTGACTTACAATGAACAACTGTTTCGAACACACCAACAATATGATACTATATATACACCATATGATATATACAATATAATATATACAATATAATATATGCTATATATTTATGTTTGTTTATATATAATATAACAATTATCATCTATTGGATATATAATACATTAATATGTGCCAATATTAGCACAGAGGTGCATTATGAGTAGAATAACACTTAATACGATTAAAATAAAACCAAATATTGCGGAGCTCCAAGATGTTCCAGAGGATATTACTGCTTTGAAGTATGTAATATTAGAACCCATTGGATTTCCAATTAATATAAATGGCGAGAATCTAAAAGTTAGCGTTGATAATCATGATTTATTTAATGTATATGCGAGAGACCAGTGGGCCAATGAAGTGATAAAAGAAGGAGAATATTTATTTGATGGTACTCTTATTCCCGATTATGCATTTAAAGTTATTAATACACACCCCAAAGAAGGCGGACTAATCACGAGAAACACATTTTTTAAATTAAAAACCGCGAGAACCCACGATAATAAATTAGTTAAAAATGTTAAATTTGATGAAGTTATAGGGCAAAATGAGGCAAAGAAAAAATGCAAAATAATAATGAAATATCTTGAAAATCCAGAAATATTTGGAGAGTGGGCACCCAAAAACATATTATTTTACGGAGCTCCGGGAACTGGAAAAACTTTGTTAGCAAGAGCTTTGGCAACTGAAACCGATGTTCCATTGTATTTAATTAAAGCAACGGAATTAATAGGTGACCATGTAGGAGATGGCTCAAAACAAATCCAAGAATTATATGAAAAAGCATCAAGCAGTAAACCTTGCATCATTTTCATAGATGAAATAGATGCAATAGCTTTAAGCCGACAGTATCAATCATTAAGAGGGGATGTTTCTGAAATTGTAAATGCCCTACTTACAGAATTAGACGGAATACATGATAATGACGGCATTATTACAATTGCGGCAACAAATAATCCCGATATGTTAGATAATGCCATAAGAAGTAGGTTTGAAGAAGAAATTAAATTCGAAGCTCCGAATGATGAAGATAGATTAAAAATCATGAAGCTCTATATGGGTAAAATACCACTTAACACAAAAAATATTAATTTAAAAAAATATGTGGAAAAAACAAAAGGCATGAGTGGTAGGGACATAAAAGAGAAACTAATAAAACCAGCACTCCATAAAGCAATTTTAGAGGACAAAAATTCAATTGAAGAGAAAGATTTAGATATTATATTAAATAAGTTAAAAGGCGGAAAAAAAGAGCCTTTACATTTATATGCGTAAATATGGTAAGTTCAATAACTGTTCCTTATTCGTTCTAAATTAGAACGCATATTTACTATTCATTTTTAGTAATATAATACGGATTTTGGCTTTAATTAGGCATATTTATGAAAACGACCGATGATTGACTATAAATAAAAAATTATTATATTTTATATTTTATTATTTAAAGAAATCCTCTATTTTCACCTGTTTTCTTTTATCACTTTGGAATAAATTATCAATACCTTCTTTTATTAATTCCAATCTCTGTTTTACATAATCACTTGCATTGTATTTTTCAGCCATTGTTTGAGATACGCCCATATATTTCTCAACTGCTCCTTTTGAAACTGTCAATATTAATTTACTTCCACATTTTCTACATACTCCCTTTAAAGGGACTCGTCTGTATTTTGCCCCGCATTTACATCTAAATCCCTGCCTAGAAAATGCCCTTAAATTACCAATTAAATCAGGCACAAAGTGGGATTGAATTACCTTCTCGGCCACATCTCGTTCATAGGTTGCCCGTATTTTTCTTGCAACGGTTAATTGAGCATCTGTTTTTTCAAGCATTGAGCCCAATGTTTTATATGCACATATCAATGGCCCATTGCTAATATCTGTGGTTTCATGAGTATATCCCAATTTTTCATATTGGGATGGTTTGTCCAACCTATCTTCAACTGTTTCAATCAATTCCTTTATATCTTTTGGAGTTGGCATTTCAAGAGTTTTTTCGTAAAATTCCAAAGGATACTCCCACATAGTATCAAGATTATGCACCTCTCCATCTACCTCTTTTGGGTCTAACAATGTGGTTAATACCAGTGGTGCGTCCATTTGTCCTCCCCTTTTATCTGGCAAAAATCGTTTGGAAAAGTTCAGAAATGCGTCTAAAAGCAAGAAAATTCCGTCTTCGTCGCCGTCACAATTGTGCATTTGAATATTTGAATTTATAACCACATTATGATATTTTTTTGCGTTTAGAGAATATACAAATTCATCTTCTGCTTTGATGATGGACTTATTCCTAACCTTAACAATGTAACCATATTCTTTTAAGCCTTTTTTCGCTTTAAAATTCTTATGTGTATGTAATTCATAGATATTTTGTTTTTTAGAAGATGTAAATCCTATATTTTCAAAATATTTCATTGCCTGTATTCCATTATAATCAATTCTATAAACTGTCGATTTTGGAATTTCAGTTTCTCTTTTTTCATGATATTTCATTACAACATTTCCTTTTCTTCCATTTGCATTTTTATCCGCGCCCCAGTTCCCATACAGTCCAAATTTTGATATCATTAATGTATCAATATCTTCCAATAATTTCTTATTTGCACTATATATTACTACAATAGGTCTTGTTTTTACGGCACTTCCATCTCCTGTGAAGTATGCTGAAAGCATTAATTTAACTTTTTCCTTTGGAAGTTTGAATATGAATGAAGGCACTCTTTTATTATGTGCATTTATTCCTGTCTTCAATATCTCTGTGAATAATAAATATATTATTCTTGAACCAACGGTTATTTTTCCATCTTTTTCATATATTCCAAATCCATCTCCAAATGCCTCATTTAATGAATTTTTAATATCTTTAATTACTTCCTCATCGTAATTTGAGAAGTTTATTTGATAAACGCTACTGGTTTTCCTCATATATCCTTCTGCCAAATAATAACCAATTATTTTTAATAACGGTTCGATTTTGATAATTCTTCTTATATTTACTTTATCTCGCCTTACTGCAATAAATGCGTCCTTTGGAACATCAGTTATATTTAATTCTGCATTTTTTAATATTTTTAACAGTAAATTCAATGGTATTGTGTCTTGTTTTATATATTTGGCAATATTTTTAATCAGGTTTTCTTTTCCATTCTCATTTTTTTCTTTTAAACAGTGCTTTTGAATATTATTTTTTATCCAATCAGATATTCCCCTAATTCTTAGGAGCTCCCACATATTTTTATACTCTTCTTTTGAGAGCTCCGCCAACAAATCGATATGTTCAATATTATCTTGCTCTTGCTCTTCATCTTCCTCAAAATCCAATTTTGGAATTAACATTAAGTCGTTTTCTTCAACATCCATTGCATTCTTTTTTATAAATTTATCCTCTTTTTCATCATATACCATTACTGGATGGTCTGGTGTGGTTTCAAAACTTCTTCCTGTGTCAAGTCCTATATTCACAAGATGGTTTGGAGATTGTATTTTTAAAACTTCCTCAATATCTGTTAAAACCATTTTTTTATTTAATGTATCAAAAGAATAAACCTTGATGTTATTGTTATTTTTAATGTCTTTTTTAATATATGCCATATTTTTGTAATATTCATTATCGTATAGGTTGTAAAGCTCCTCAATTGTAATTCTTTTTACTTCTCCGTTAATATTTACCAATATAGTTGTATTTGGGGGGAAGCAATTTCTTCTCTTTGAGGCATGGAAATATGGATGGGCATAACCAACATAGGCATTACAATATCCTATTATCCTACCAACCATTCCTGCGGAGGTGTGTGGTGCCATTCCTATTACTAAATGCCCAATTAAATCATCTTTTTCTTTTACATTGTAAAATCTATCTTTTTTATAAAATTTTTCAAGTAAATCATCGATAAACTTTGTAGCCCTAATAAAATATTCGGCACAATTATTTGGAATAATAACATCTTGAATTTTTAATTCAATTATTTGGTCGGGGTGTTCTATGGGAGCTCCTCGTATATCCTTATCATATCCTAATTCTTTTAATTTTTCTATTGATATATTTATTTCCGAGGGTTTAAAATGAGTTAATGGAACATCGGTGCAATCATATCTAAGAGTTCCATCTTTAAATACAAATACATCATTTACTGCCCGCAATATTCCTTTTTCAAGGGGTTCAACTATTTTGTCCTTTGATGTCATACCTTTAATACATTTTACATTTCCGGGCTTATTTATTTTTAAATTTTCTAATGACTTATACCAATAATCTTTTATTGGGAGCTCCACGGTAGTTGGTCCCGATAATTTTACAGGAGCTCCACAGAATAGACATTTATTATATAATCCCAACTTACCACAATTTGGGCAAATTCCAGAATATAATTCAATATTGTCTGTGGTATTTGTTTCCACCGCTTTATTTATTAGCCTAACTACGCCCCCTGCATTACCTATCGGGAATAAACTATTTACTGGTGGCTTCATTTTTCTAGGGGCTGCTTTTTCTGGTCGCCCCATTCTTGCACCGATGTAAATGTATGCCTTTCTTTTTATTTCAAATTGCGAAAGCAAATTTATAAAATGTATTGGATTTTTTGATTTTTGACATTTTTCTTCTAAATTTTGATTTTCTAATAAATCCTTATTATTTTCAATATCATACCCCAATGAATATAATAAAGGATAATATTCGTCTATGATTATATATTGTTCTTTATTTTCAGAATAAATTACATCGTGGGGGCATCCAATTAATTCTAATATTCTTTTTGATTTTATATTGTTTTCATCTTTATTGTTGTATTGTATTTTCCAACTGCTATTAATGGCATCAAAATTATTATTATTATTATTATTATTATTATTATTATTATCAATTATTTCTTCTTTTCCAGTTAATAACCAATTTCTTAACTGTAATATGTCCTCTTTTGATACATCATGCCAATAATAGGTATATTTTGGGTGTAGTGGCGTGTTTGTGTTTAATGCATATATCGTAGCTTCTTTGGGAGTTGGATTATTTATAAATTCATCGGTATATTTTATGTTTTTTGAAATTAATATTTTTTCATACCATTCTTCGCACCAACTAGATGGAACAAGATTATGGTTATTCTCCAAAAAATCCCCATAATTTACAAGTATATCTCCTAAAAACAATATTTCTTCAACTGATTTCCTGTATTCTATTGCTTTTTCGATTGTATCTATTTTTAATACCGTCCCATTTTTTAATTTTGCGATTGGTGGTTCAATGCTATCTACTGGAACAACACAGGTTGCTTTTCCCGGTCTTTCAGTTTTTAACTGCGTTCCAATTGCCATAAATTCATCTACAAGATACATAAGGGCAGGGTGAAATCCATCTGTTGCAAAACCTGTATTTCTACTTCTACCATATCTTAACCTAAATCCTCCATTTGTGGAAGGATGCGCAAAAACAGGTCTTCCCGCAATTACATCCCCTATAAACTTAGTTACTGCTTCAATCTCCACATCATCATATATTTTATGATATTCCTCTAATTCTTCATCGGTAAATTCGGTGTTTTCGTCTTCGCCTTTTAATTCATCAGATTTTTCCTCATCCTCATCTTTCTTTTTTTCCTTTAATTGTTTTAACCAATCCCATCCTTCCATACCAAGTTTATCAACATGCCTTAAAATTTTTGGAGATTTTAACAGCACACCCTCTACAAGTGCAAGGAGAGCTCCACCCCGTATACAATTTGTTTCTACTCTATCCAAATCCCTATGGCCACTAACCTCCACATCATCGGTAGTCTCCCCAGTAATTTCTATGGATATATTTTTTACAGCGGTCCGTATCTCATCAGGTGATGGAGAATATTGAAAACCTCCGACTTCTGATTGGTATAAATCCACTTCCTCAACATATCGTTCTATTTCATCTTCGCTTGGGATATATTTATTTAATCCCATATTTTTTCTAACATAATCTCCGACTAATACCGCCAATGCCTGAGCTGTACCTCCTGCACTTCTAATAGGTCCTGCAAAATATATTGCTAAATATTTACTATTATCTTTGTTGGTTTTTATTTTTACCCCTGCAATACCTTCAAGAGGGGCTGCAACAATTCCTTCTGTAATTATAGCTAACGCTGTTCTTACTGCCTGTTCCGCCAATACTTCGGGAGAGTCTGTTCCAAATTTTCCTTCAACAATTTCTTTTGCCACTTCAAGAGCAGCTGGCTCTTTACCCAATTCTATAACTAATTCCCTTATTCTACCAGATACATTTTTTGGACCTACAATTCCCTCAACCCTGTCTGCCATATCATTAGCAAGTGGTATTTCTACATAATTATTTACATCATATCCTTTATTTCTGCATTTTTCAGCAATATTGTAAATTTCTTTAACATTTTCTAAAATATTATTAAAATAAAATTCCATTTCCTTTGATGCTTTCACATGAACCATATATTCACCAAATATATATTTAAAAATAGTATAGATTATATGATATTAATAATTTTAGGTATATTATAGTAAGTTCAAAAACTGTCCCTTTATTGTTCCAAATAATTAAGTGCAATGAATACATTAATAAAATATAGTTATTTATATAAATATATGGTGAAACAGTTCGAAGATTGACTATATAGTGTGTTCGAAAAGTCAAATTCTTACAGAATTTGAGTTATAATCCTTCGGATTTTATTCAATTCGTTCTCTATCATCCTATGCTATCTTGCTGTATTTAATATAATATAACAAAATGATAAGGAACATAGAATATATGATGTAAAGAGTTCTCGAACATACTATAAAAAAACCATATAATTAATTATACAAATATGATTGTTTAAAAAAATAATGGCATGAGACCTATAGCCCGCCTTCTGTAATTTCGGCGACATTCGGCTAAGCACAATACTGCTTGCACCCATGTGGGGTAGTCTCGTTTCACTGGATTCTCGGAGCTCCTCAAATTATATCATTGTCATCTGCTTCGAGGCCATATCGTTTCTATACACTGAAACCCAGCCCTTCTCAGGACATTGCACATATTGTGGGTGGGCGGAGCTTCCTCCTATAAGGAGTCGCCAGTTCTCTTGCCATCAATATAATCATATTACAATATTTTATTAGTATATATTATGTTATCGGTTTAACGAATACTATGAGAATACATATAACACTCGAAAACCCGAAAAGCTAAATCATAATAAAAACTAAACATAAATTAAAAGTTAAACCATAATAAAAATCGTATATTTAAAAAAATGACTAACAGCGTCTCCCTGTTTCCACCGAATGGCAGTACTTAGGGAATCGCTGAAGGGCTTGATTTCCGAGATCGGAATGGGATCGGATATAACACCTTCGCTATGACCGTTATGTCAGAAAACAATAAAGTAGGTTCCTGTATCTTTAAGTGTCCAGATATTCCAATATCTCTTGGGGGGTTAGTACTAGCGAACTAAACATCTCGGAAAACCTTGATGCTTACATTCCTAGCCTATCAAACCCATCTTCTATGGGACCCCTCGCCTCCTAGAAGGACGGCTGTCTGTTTTCAGGATGGACTTCGAGCTTAGATGCTTTCAGCTCTTATCCCTTGGTGCGTGGCGGCTCGGCAATGCCCTGTCGGACAACCGATAAACTAGAGGCACCGGCGGCTCGTTCCTCTCGTACTAGAACCACCTTTCCCTCAGACAGCCAACACTTCCAGCAGATAGCAACCAACCTGTCTCACGACGGTCTAAACCCAGCTCATGATCCCCTTTAATGGGCGAACAGCCCCACCCTTGGATCCTGCTGCAGATCCAGGATGGGAAAAACCGACATCGAGGTAGCAAGCCGCGGGGTCGATATGGGCTCTTGCCCGCGACAACTCTGTTATCCCCGGGGTAGCTTTTCTGTCATCCCTGGCCTCCATCGGTGAGGCACAGGGGTTCGTTAGGCCCGACTTTCGTCTCTTAGTTGCGTATTGTGGACAACTAAGTCAGGCTGGCTTTTGCCCTTACACTCAACAGCGGAGTCCTGACCCGCTTGAGCCAACCTTTGGGCCCTCCTGATGCATTTTTAGGAGGGTACCGCCCCAGCCAAACTGCCCACCTACCGGTGTCCCCATACTTGGGTAAGGGACATGATCATAGGAGGGTGGTGTCCCATGGACGCCTCCACCTTCCCTAGCGAGAAGGTTTCGATGGCTCCCACCTACACTGTACACCCACAATCATGCCCCAACGACAGGCTGCAGTAAAGCTCCACGGGGTCTTCGCTTCCCACTGGAAGTCTCCGGCCTTTGCACCGGAATGGTAGGTTCACCGGATTCTAGTCGGGGACAGTGGAGGTCTCGTTACGCCATTCATGCAGGTCGGAACTTACCCGACAAGGAATTTCGCTACCTTAAGAGGGTTATAGTTACCCCCGCCGTTTACTGGCGCTTCGCCCGGTTGAACCCGGGGTTCACGTACCAGCACTGGGCAGGCGTCGGCCTTAGTACACATCTTTTCAGACTAGCTAAGACCTGTGTTTGTATTGAACAGTCGGACCTCCCTGGTCACTGCGACCAGCGACCCCTTGACAAGGTCACTGGCACTCCTTCTCCCGAAGTTACGGAGCCATTTTGCCGACTTCCCTCGACTAGATTCATCCGATACGCCTTAGGATACTCACCTAGGGGCACCAGTGTCGGTTCTGGGTACGGTCATCTAAAATCCATGATAGTTCCCTTTTCACGGGCTCCAGAGATCTGCCAAACCATCCTAAAGGATGGATCATCATGCTTTCATCTGGTTCTCGTTATTACAACTCTCCCCAGACTTATACATTTGACTACCCAGACAAGAGTAGTTAGCATACCCTGAAGCGTCAGAAACTAACCTTGCGTTGCCGCGTGTATTTAGATGGCACAGGAATATTAACCTGTCTCCCTTTCCTTCCAAAGGAGTTACCTCGGAAGTTAGGACCGGCTTACTCACAGCTGACGAACATTGCTGTGAAACCCTTGCCCCTTCGGCGGTGGAGATTCTCACTCCACTTGTGCTGTTACTACTACCGGGATCTTCATTTCTACAAGGTCCATTTGACTTCACAGCCAAACTTCTGCCCTTACAGAACGCCCCCCTACCGGATCACCTTTCGGTGCCCTCAGGTCTCGGTAACTGATTTAGCCCCGTCCATTTTCGGGGCCCCTGACCTCGACAGGTGAGCTGTTACGCACTCTTTTAAGGATGGCTGCTTCTAAGCCAACCTCCCTGCTGTCTTAGGCCAAGGACGCCCTTCGTGTTCACACTTAATCAGTACTTAGGGACCTTAACCTGAGTCGCGGCTATTCCCGTCTCGGACATACAGCTTACCCGTATGCCCTTTCTCAGAGGCTGCAGCGATAACAGGTTCGGAGTTTGACAGAAAGGCGAGGACTTTCGTCCCCTAACCCCTCTATCAGTGCTCTACCCTGCCATCTACCTAACCTCCGGCTAACCTTAGGGTTACTTCGGGGGGAACCAGCTATCTCCGGGCTCGATTGGCCTTTCACCCCTAGACCAAGGTCAGAAGAGCGCTTCGAACGGCAGCACCTCTGCAGGCCTCCATCCCTCTGATGAGGGACTTCACCTTGCCCTGGCCTAGATCGCCCGGTTTCGGGTCATATCGCTGTGACTCCGGGCCCTTAAGACCCCGTCCCTCAGCAAAAGCTTGCGGACTTGTTGGTTTCCCTACGCCTCCGACCATAAAGGTCTTAGGCTCGCCACAACAATATACTCCCCGGCCCGTTTTTCGAAACGGACGACACAACTCTGGACTCTATTCCTCGTACTACCATTTTGCAATGGATTCCTTCGGAATAGTTGCCTTTGGAGCCATGCCATACGATACCTATCTGGTTTCAGGCACTTTTCACACCCGGTTAAGGGTGCTTTTCAGCTTTCCCTCACGGTACTAGTGCACTATCGGTCTTGGAACGTATTTAGGGTT
The window above is part of the Methanococcus aeolicus Nankai-3 genome. Proteins encoded here:
- the mtxX gene encoding methanogenesis marker protein Mmp4/MtxX codes for the protein MYLMGIGENKKEILKAYQALVWEGIDVQLVDDSRELLDKTINNEVDGAIRGSLSSSEIMPLLKKEIGEFYRASILKNPFTDDIFLLCPVGIDEVNNIQDKINIINYSINFLKSKNIVPKVGLLSAGRLSDYGRSEKIDNSLNECENIIKYFKKIYNNEDSENDNILETEDGIIIHHNGILIEEYLKNGYNIIIAPDGISGNLIFRCLGLVCKMEGYGAVILNDKDIKFIDTSRSGDWKRYYNAIKFLNGD
- a CDS encoding DUF192 domain-containing protein, which translates into the protein MPEIQLNNKTYNLNVADNFIKRAFGLMFKDINHNEGLIFYYGKRKLHIHTFFMKYPIDVIFLYNNEVVDIAKNLKPWKTYNSKVYSNSMIEIRSSQNFNINIGDKLCI
- a CDS encoding SDH family Clp fold serine proteinase; protein product: MLAIDNIFWIFFIFLFFYPQLMFKLKLIQRYNCIKKLEKERKTRVIAMIHRQETLALFGIPLYRFINMEDSEEVLRAIRMTSDDVPIDLILHTPGGLVLASEQIAMALKEHKAKTTVIIPHYAMSGGSLISLAVDEIIMDKNAVMGPVDPQIGQYPAASILNVIDTKYVDELEDETLILGDIAKKAINQVGEFVYWLLKDKMSEEKAKYITELISTGVWTHDYPLTINKLKDMGIKVNTNVPKTMYDLFDLYKQPTGQKPSVQYVPAPYGKIK
- a CDS encoding AAA family ATPase, with the protein product MSRITLNTIKIKPNIAELQDVPEDITALKYVILEPIGFPININGENLKVSVDNHDLFNVYARDQWANEVIKEGEYLFDGTLIPDYAFKVINTHPKEGGLITRNTFFKLKTARTHDNKLVKNVKFDEVIGQNEAKKKCKIIMKYLENPEIFGEWAPKNILFYGAPGTGKTLLARALATETDVPLYLIKATELIGDHVGDGSKQIQELYEKASSSKPCIIFIDEIDAIALSRQYQSLRGDVSEIVNALLTELDGIHDNDGIITIAATNNPDMLDNAIRSRFEEEIKFEAPNDEDRLKIMKLYMGKIPLNTKNINLKKYVEKTKGMSGRDIKEKLIKPALHKAILEDKNSIEEKDLDIILNKLKGGKKEPLHLYA
- a CDS encoding DNA-directed DNA polymerase II large subunit codes for the protein MVHVKASKEMEFYFNNILENVKEIYNIAEKCRNKGYDVNNYVEIPLANDMADRVEGIVGPKNVSGRIRELVIELGKEPAALEVAKEIVEGKFGTDSPEVLAEQAVRTALAIITEGIVAAPLEGIAGVKIKTNKDNSKYLAIYFAGPIRSAGGTAQALAVLVGDYVRKNMGLNKYIPSEDEIERYVEEVDLYQSEVGGFQYSPSPDEIRTAVKNISIEITGETTDDVEVSGHRDLDRVETNCIRGGALLALVEGVLLKSPKILRHVDKLGMEGWDWLKQLKEKKKDEDEEKSDELKGEDENTEFTDEELEEYHKIYDDVEIEAVTKFIGDVIAGRPVFAHPSTNGGFRLRYGRSRNTGFATDGFHPALMYLVDEFMAIGTQLKTERPGKATCVVPVDSIEPPIAKLKNGTVLKIDTIEKAIEYRKSVEEILFLGDILVNYGDFLENNHNLVPSSWCEEWYEKILISKNIKYTDEFINNPTPKEATIYALNTNTPLHPKYTYYWHDVSKEDILQLRNWLLTGKEEIIDNNNNNNNNNNNNFDAINSSWKIQYNNKDENNIKSKRILELIGCPHDVIYSENKEQYIIIDEYYPLLYSLGYDIENNKDLLENQNLEEKCQKSKNPIHFINLLSQFEIKRKAYIYIGARMGRPEKAAPRKMKPPVNSLFPIGNAGGVVRLINKAVETNTTDNIELYSGICPNCGKLGLYNKCLFCGAPVKLSGPTTVELPIKDYWYKSLENLKINKPGNVKCIKGMTSKDKIVEPLEKGILRAVNDVFVFKDGTLRYDCTDVPLTHFKPSEINISIEKLKELGYDKDIRGAPIEHPDQIIELKIQDVIIPNNCAEYFIRATKFIDDLLEKFYKKDRFYNVKEKDDLIGHLVIGMAPHTSAGMVGRIIGYCNAYVGYAHPYFHASKRRNCFPPNTTILVNINGEVKRITIEELYNLYDNEYYKNMAYIKKDIKNNNNIKVYSFDTLNKKMVLTDIEEVLKIQSPNHLVNIGLDTGRSFETTPDHPVMVYDEKEDKFIKKNAMDVEENDLMLIPKLDFEEDEEQEQDNIEHIDLLAELSKEEYKNMWELLRIRGISDWIKNNIQKHCLKEKNENGKENLIKNIAKYIKQDTIPLNLLLKILKNAELNITDVPKDAFIAVRRDKVNIRRIIKIEPLLKIIGYYLAEGYMRKTSSVYQINFSNYDEEVIKDIKNSLNEAFGDGFGIYEKDGKITVGSRIIYLLFTEILKTGINAHNKRVPSFIFKLPKEKVKLMLSAYFTGDGSAVKTRPIVVIYSANKKLLEDIDTLMISKFGLYGNWGADKNANGRKGNVVMKYHEKRETEIPKSTVYRIDYNGIQAMKYFENIGFTSSKKQNIYELHTHKNFKAKKGLKEYGYIVKVRNKSIIKAEDEFVYSLNAKKYHNVVINSNIQMHNCDGDEDGIFLLLDAFLNFSKRFLPDKRGGQMDAPLVLTTLLDPKEVDGEVHNLDTMWEYPLEFYEKTLEMPTPKDIKELIETVEDRLDKPSQYEKLGYTHETTDISNGPLICAYKTLGSMLEKTDAQLTVARKIRATYERDVAEKVIQSHFVPDLIGNLRAFSRQGFRCKCGAKYRRVPLKGVCRKCGSKLILTVSKGAVEKYMGVSQTMAEKYNASDYVKQRLELIKEGIDNLFQSDKRKQVKIEDFFK